The Vibrio nitrifigilis genome window below encodes:
- a CDS encoding glycosyl transferase family protein, giving the protein MSHIVECIRTVGRGERSRQSLTFEQAYQVMDDYLNGQVDDDQMGVLLMLIRVKNESKQEIAGFVKAFQQRIPAIGCDIDWPVYAGKRAATGLPWYLIAATLLAKQGKKVLLHGYDDPAVEREYAEPYLAALSIPVAESAEDAKQLFLQGNIVYLPLHAFAPKALHMLNWKHKFGLKSPINTVVRTLNPGGGTYGIRGSFHPGFARLHAEVENEVGQNSHTVISIKGQSGEAEYNPKVSQTLYVSTPQGVEEHYWQERYSEQLSTPIQCQLGTPTDQHIAMANSVVSTVAALLFTEYQDRDKAYDEALEMWQHYVDLINQ; this is encoded by the coding sequence ATGAGTCATATAGTGGAATGCATTCGCACCGTTGGGCGTGGGGAGCGTAGTCGTCAATCATTGACGTTTGAACAAGCCTATCAAGTGATGGATGATTATTTAAATGGTCAGGTTGATGATGACCAGATGGGTGTTTTATTAATGCTTATTCGCGTTAAAAATGAATCAAAACAAGAAATTGCTGGCTTCGTAAAAGCGTTCCAGCAACGAATTCCTGCTATTGGCTGTGATATTGACTGGCCAGTTTATGCGGGAAAACGCGCTGCGACCGGTTTACCTTGGTATTTGATTGCCGCTACCTTATTGGCAAAGCAAGGTAAAAAGGTGTTATTGCATGGTTACGACGATCCTGCTGTGGAACGGGAATATGCTGAGCCCTATTTAGCGGCGTTGAGTATTCCAGTGGCAGAGTCGGCTGAAGATGCAAAACAGTTATTCCTCCAAGGGAACATTGTGTATCTGCCACTCCATGCTTTTGCCCCTAAAGCATTACATATGTTGAATTGGAAGCATAAGTTTGGTTTGAAATCGCCAATCAATACGGTGGTACGTACCTTAAATCCCGGTGGTGGCACTTATGGCATTCGTGGTAGCTTCCACCCCGGTTTTGCTCGTTTACATGCTGAAGTTGAAAATGAAGTCGGGCAGAACTCTCATACGGTTATTTCAATCAAAGGCCAATCTGGAGAAGCTGAATATAATCCCAAGGTTAGCCAAACTCTCTATGTGAGTACGCCGCAAGGCGTTGAAGAACATTACTGGCAAGAGCGCTATAGTGAACAATTATCGACACCCATTCAATGTCAATTAGGCACACCTACAGATCAGCATATCGCAATGGCAAATAGTGTTGTTTCTACGGTAGCGGCGCTGCTGTTTACCGAATATCAAGATCGCGATAAAGCCTACGATGAAGCACTTGAAATGTGGCAGCATTATGTTGATTTAATTAATCAATAG
- a CDS encoding nitrate reductase, which yields MSKDSMKTTCPYCGVGCGIEIKRTDIVGDESHPANAGLLCTKGAALSECVKSPRRLLVPTIQGTEVSWEQATDEIAERMFSAIAQYGPESVAMYLSGQLLTEDYYVANKLMKGFVGSSNIETNTRLCMMSAVSAHIRAFGEDVVPVNYDDIEQTEMLILVGANSVWTHPVLYRRIEAARANNPNFKLVVIDPRETVTSRQADLHLCIESEGDVLLFNGLLRYMIDNRAVDSKYIKQSTDGFGDVWRHLQEVKYQLHAIGANLNVEWDDLRKFYDWFMTSLTAITMFGQGVNQSQTGVDKANAIINCHLASGKIGKPGCGPFSLTGQPNAMGGREVGVLSTQLAVHRGFDPQSTRAVQDYWQSPVIANKPGLKTIDMFDAIEAGQIKVLWIIGTNPAISMPDSDKVRQILRRCSCVIVSDISADSDTLEYADVVLPASGWGEKRGMVTNAGRILSRQRAFTSAPGMAKPDWWSICQVGGKLCELLATHNGFEFPNEAAIFREYAGLTAINETSPYQFHLSRLAGITDQQYSTWQPRAWPFESKRPFADGVFSTPDGRARFVWVSPPEVNNDQWWMNSGRHRDQWHTMTRTGSIPRLASNEVEPTVYLNSASLKRLYLTPGYIAQIRRDKYSAPVYARVAVDDGLRGQQLFMSIHWANRYGGKSNVNRAIGCEVDDLSGQPAFKSWPVEIEAVEMGSYGLYIGHERPLPSSDYRCFQQEHHCGIWRFANIKQLTQDDFRLIRGEKILRWELDECWMMITVKRDEPLGLMRITGLLAVSDAPIEMDYLQGVALIGQPLALDPLMAFSSSKVRRRLICACYRVTDHHILGAIEESNQVSLNDLQQNLKCGTNCGSCLVELKSLIQPIEDELLAQQEAERVEEEILRGDSDDDLIEEFVTIGRESSDEDINQSKSQ from the coding sequence ATGTCCAAAGATTCAATGAAAACCACGTGTCCTTATTGTGGGGTTGGATGCGGAATCGAAATCAAACGAACAGATATCGTTGGGGATGAATCACATCCGGCCAATGCAGGGCTACTTTGTACAAAAGGAGCCGCGTTGTCGGAGTGTGTCAAATCACCTCGGCGCCTTCTTGTGCCGACAATTCAAGGTACAGAAGTATCGTGGGAACAGGCCACCGATGAGATAGCGGAGCGGATGTTCTCCGCGATTGCCCAATATGGTCCTGAATCGGTTGCTATGTATCTATCGGGACAATTATTGACCGAAGATTACTATGTTGCGAACAAGCTGATGAAAGGGTTTGTTGGCTCTTCCAATATCGAAACGAATACTCGCCTTTGTATGATGTCGGCTGTATCGGCCCACATTCGTGCTTTTGGCGAGGATGTGGTTCCGGTTAATTACGATGATATAGAACAGACTGAAATGCTCATTTTAGTCGGGGCTAACTCTGTTTGGACGCACCCGGTATTGTATCGTCGTATTGAAGCGGCGCGCGCCAACAACCCCAATTTCAAGCTGGTGGTGATTGACCCACGTGAAACGGTGACATCTCGTCAAGCTGATCTGCATTTATGCATTGAAAGTGAAGGCGACGTGTTGCTATTTAATGGCCTGCTACGTTACATGATCGACAATCGGGCGGTTGATTCGAAGTACATCAAGCAAAGTACTGATGGCTTTGGCGATGTATGGCGCCATTTACAAGAAGTGAAATATCAACTGCATGCGATTGGTGCCAATCTCAATGTCGAATGGGATGATTTACGTAAGTTTTATGATTGGTTTATGACCAGTCTGACCGCTATTACGATGTTTGGCCAAGGGGTGAATCAATCTCAAACTGGGGTAGATAAAGCTAACGCAATCATTAACTGCCATCTGGCCTCTGGAAAAATTGGAAAACCAGGATGTGGACCTTTCTCATTAACTGGGCAACCCAATGCGATGGGGGGGAGAGAGGTTGGCGTGCTATCGACTCAACTTGCGGTGCATCGCGGGTTCGATCCGCAATCTACCCGAGCTGTCCAAGATTATTGGCAATCGCCTGTTATTGCCAATAAACCAGGTTTGAAAACGATTGATATGTTCGATGCTATCGAAGCTGGACAGATCAAAGTACTGTGGATTATTGGTACTAATCCAGCCATATCAATGCCAGATAGCGACAAGGTCAGACAAATATTAAGGCGCTGCTCTTGCGTCATTGTGTCCGATATTAGCGCTGATAGTGACACGCTCGAGTACGCTGATGTTGTCTTGCCAGCTTCAGGATGGGGAGAAAAGCGCGGAATGGTGACGAATGCTGGCCGAATATTAAGCCGGCAGCGTGCTTTTACCTCAGCACCTGGCATGGCCAAACCGGATTGGTGGTCTATTTGCCAAGTTGGTGGAAAACTGTGTGAGTTACTCGCGACGCATAATGGATTTGAGTTTCCTAACGAAGCGGCTATTTTCCGCGAATATGCCGGACTCACCGCAATTAATGAAACCAGTCCGTATCAGTTTCACTTATCGCGCTTGGCTGGTATTACTGATCAGCAATATTCTACTTGGCAGCCTCGAGCGTGGCCTTTTGAGAGTAAACGTCCCTTTGCTGACGGTGTTTTCTCTACACCAGATGGACGCGCCCGTTTTGTCTGGGTTTCTCCGCCAGAGGTGAATAATGATCAGTGGTGGATGAATTCAGGGCGACATCGCGACCAATGGCATACCATGACCCGAACTGGCTCTATCCCTCGCTTAGCTTCTAATGAGGTCGAACCCACTGTCTATCTAAATTCAGCTAGCTTAAAGCGGCTCTATTTAACGCCTGGATATATTGCTCAAATTCGGCGTGATAAATATTCTGCCCCTGTATACGCACGTGTCGCCGTAGATGATGGTTTACGCGGTCAGCAATTGTTCATGTCCATCCACTGGGCAAATCGTTATGGTGGAAAATCGAACGTGAATCGTGCGATTGGATGTGAGGTTGATGATCTGTCTGGACAACCCGCCTTCAAATCTTGGCCAGTAGAAATTGAAGCGGTAGAGATGGGCTCATATGGATTGTATATCGGTCATGAACGCCCTTTGCCAAGTAGCGATTATCGCTGTTTTCAGCAGGAACATCATTGTGGCATTTGGCGTTTTGCCAACATAAAACAGCTGACTCAAGATGACTTTCGTTTGATTCGTGGTGAGAAGATTTTACGCTGGGAACTGGACGAGTGCTGGATGATGATCACGGTAAAACGAGATGAACCACTTGGTCTTATGAGAATTACTGGCTTGCTCGCCGTGTCGGATGCGCCAATTGAAATGGATTATCTACAAGGTGTCGCGCTAATTGGACAACCATTAGCCCTTGATCCGTTAATGGCCTTTTCCAGTTCAAAAGTACGCCGCCGCCTGATCTGTGCTTGTTATCGAGTGACAGATCATCATATTTTGGGAGCAATAGAAGAAAGTAATCAAGTTTCGTTAAATGATCTTCAGCAAAATCTTAAGTGTGGGACCAACTGTGGGTCTTGCTTAGTTGAATTGAAGTCCTTAATTCAGCCCATTGAAGATGAGTTACTGGCTCAACAAGAAGCTGAGAGAGTCGAAGAAGAGATATTGCGCGGTGATAGCGATGATGATTTAATTGAAGAATTTGTGACGATCGGTCGCGAATCTTCTGATGAAGATATTAACCAAAGTAAATCTCAGTAA
- the serS gene encoding serine--tRNA ligase produces MLDSKLLRAELDETAAKLARRGYKLDVDTIRTLEEKRKSIQVEVENLQSTRNSISKQIGQLMSAGDKDGAEEIKKQIGTLGDDLDAKKVELAAVQTELDSIALGIPNIPADEVPDGKDENDNVEVSRWGTPKTFDFEVKDHVDLGEMGDGLDFASATKLTGARFVVMKGQFARLHRAIAQFMLDLHTEQHGYTELYVPYLVNADSLYGTGQLPKFGADLYHTEPLTEKVDDEELRRLSLIPTAEVPVTNLVRDEILEEDQLPLKMTAHTPCFRSEAGSYGRDTRGLIRMHQFDKVELVQIVKPEDSMNALEELTGHAEKVLQLLELPYRKVVLCTGDMGFGARKTYDLEVWVPAQNTFREISSCSNMWDFQARRMQARFRRKSEKKPELLHTLNGSGLAVGRTMVAVLENYQQADGRVEIPQVLQKYMNGQTHIG; encoded by the coding sequence ATGCTGGATTCTAAATTACTTCGTGCTGAGCTGGATGAAACAGCAGCAAAACTCGCGCGTCGTGGCTATAAGCTCGACGTAGACACTATTCGTACACTTGAAGAGAAACGCAAATCCATTCAAGTCGAAGTTGAAAATTTACAATCCACGCGTAACTCCATCTCCAAACAAATTGGTCAATTGATGTCTGCCGGCGATAAAGATGGCGCTGAAGAGATCAAAAAACAGATCGGCACTTTAGGTGACGATTTGGATGCAAAAAAAGTGGAATTGGCCGCTGTTCAAACTGAACTCGATTCAATTGCTCTTGGCATCCCTAATATCCCTGCGGATGAAGTACCGGATGGTAAAGACGAAAACGACAACGTAGAAGTTTCACGTTGGGGTACACCAAAAACTTTCGATTTTGAAGTGAAAGATCATGTTGATCTCGGTGAAATGGGTGATGGGCTAGATTTCGCTAGCGCAACCAAATTGACCGGTGCACGTTTTGTAGTAATGAAAGGTCAATTTGCTCGTTTGCATCGCGCAATCGCACAATTCATGTTGGACCTGCACACAGAGCAACACGGTTACACAGAACTATACGTTCCTTACCTAGTGAACGCAGACAGCTTGTACGGCACTGGTCAGCTACCAAAATTTGGCGCTGATCTTTACCACACAGAACCACTAACAGAAAAAGTTGATGATGAAGAGCTACGCCGTCTTTCTTTGATCCCAACTGCAGAAGTGCCAGTGACTAACTTGGTTCGTGACGAAATTCTAGAGGAAGATCAACTGCCTCTTAAGATGACCGCTCACACACCATGTTTCCGTTCTGAAGCAGGATCTTACGGTCGTGATACACGTGGTTTGATTCGTATGCACCAATTCGATAAAGTCGAATTAGTTCAAATTGTGAAACCAGAAGATTCAATGAACGCACTTGAAGAACTCACTGGTCACGCTGAGAAAGTGCTGCAACTTCTTGAGCTTCCTTACCGTAAAGTCGTTCTATGTACGGGTGATATGGGTTTTGGTGCTCGTAAAACTTACGATTTGGAAGTTTGGGTTCCTGCGCAAAATACATTCCGTGAGATTTCTTCATGTTCAAATATGTGGGATTTCCAAGCGCGTCGTATGCAAGCTCGTTTCCGTCGTAAAAGCGAGAAAAAACCTGAGCTGCTACACACCCTAAACGGTTCTGGTTTGGCTGTAGGTCGTACTATGGTTGCTGTGTTGGAAAACTACCAACAAGCAGATGGCCGTGTAGAGATTCCACAAGTTCTACAGAAGTACATGAATGGTCAAACTCACATTGGTTAA
- a CDS encoding replication-associated recombination protein A, producing the protein MRPQTVEQYIGQQHILGVGKPLRRALESGHIHSMILWGPPGTGKTTLAEVAAHYANAEVERVSAVTSGVKDIRAAIEKARENKMTGRRTILFVDEVHRFNKSQQDAFLPHIEDGTVTFIGATTENPSFELNNALLSRARVYKLTSLNKEEILEALNQAITDKERGLGNISAQFHDNALERLAELVNGDARMSLNYLELLYDMAQEDALGTKQITLALLAEVAGEKVSRFDNKGDMWYDLISAVHKSIRGSNPDGALYWAARMMTAGCDPLYIARRLLAIASEDIGNADPRAMQVALSAWDCFTRVGPAEGERAIAQAIVYLACAPKSNAVYSAWKQALADAQNGPEYDVPLHLRNAPTSLMQDMGYGAEYRYAHDEPGAYAAGERYLPPEMTGTCYYQPTNRGLETKIGQKLEYLADLDAKSQQKRYEK; encoded by the coding sequence ATGCGTCCACAAACGGTGGAGCAATATATTGGTCAGCAACATATTTTAGGCGTGGGTAAACCACTGCGTCGAGCTTTAGAATCTGGTCATATTCACTCTATGATTTTGTGGGGACCACCAGGCACGGGGAAAACCACTTTGGCTGAAGTGGCAGCTCACTATGCCAATGCTGAAGTCGAGCGTGTTTCTGCTGTAACTTCAGGGGTGAAGGACATTCGCGCTGCGATTGAGAAGGCGCGCGAAAACAAGATGACGGGGCGACGGACGATTCTGTTTGTCGATGAAGTGCATCGTTTCAATAAATCGCAACAAGACGCTTTTTTGCCACACATTGAAGATGGCACGGTCACTTTTATTGGGGCGACGACAGAAAATCCCTCATTTGAGCTCAATAATGCATTGCTTTCACGCGCTCGTGTCTACAAGCTGACATCACTCAATAAAGAAGAAATTCTCGAGGCACTAAATCAAGCCATTACCGATAAAGAGCGGGGTTTAGGTAACATATCAGCCCAATTCCATGACAATGCCCTAGAGCGTTTGGCTGAGCTAGTTAATGGTGATGCCCGTATGTCGCTCAATTATCTAGAGTTGCTTTATGATATGGCGCAAGAGGATGCATTAGGTACAAAGCAGATTACACTCGCGTTATTAGCCGAAGTCGCTGGAGAAAAAGTATCCCGCTTCGATAATAAAGGTGATATGTGGTATGACCTTATTTCTGCTGTGCATAAATCAATTCGTGGTTCTAACCCAGATGGCGCTCTTTACTGGGCAGCTCGGATGATGACAGCTGGATGCGATCCTCTTTATATCGCCCGTCGTTTACTGGCTATTGCATCAGAAGACATTGGTAATGCCGATCCGCGTGCGATGCAAGTGGCGCTGTCTGCTTGGGACTGTTTTACTCGTGTTGGACCCGCTGAAGGGGAGCGTGCCATTGCTCAAGCCATTGTGTATTTAGCTTGCGCACCGAAGAGTAATGCGGTTTATAGCGCTTGGAAACAAGCACTTGCTGATGCTCAAAACGGGCCTGAATATGACGTTCCGTTGCATTTGCGAAATGCCCCCACTTCTTTGATGCAAGATATGGGCTACGGCGCTGAATATCGATACGCCCATGATGAACCGGGTGCATACGCTGCGGGTGAGCGTTATTTACCCCCAGAAATGACCGGAACTTGCTACTACCAACCAACAAATCGAGGGTTGGAAACTAAAATTGGACAAAAGTTAGAGTATTTGGCCGATTTAGACGCAAAAAGCCAACAAAAGCGCTATGAAAAATAG
- the lolA gene encoding outer membrane lipoprotein chaperone LolA → MKKWVAALAFCSFSVLAAPKDVLSDRLALTDGFSAKFQQKVISPDGEVVVDGNGYVNISRPNLFRWETKTPDENLLVSDGKTLWYYNPFIEQVTIYNPDQATEQTPFVLLTRNRKSDWDAYRVQEKGDVFTLIPTDADTNQGQFQIDITAKGIVKGFNVIEQDGQKSLFTFSDVKVGKPEAGLFIFQLPEGVEVDDQRK, encoded by the coding sequence ATGAAAAAATGGGTTGCCGCATTGGCGTTTTGTAGTTTTTCTGTTTTGGCTGCACCAAAAGATGTATTAAGTGATCGTTTGGCGTTGACCGATGGGTTCAGTGCTAAGTTTCAACAAAAAGTCATCAGCCCAGATGGAGAAGTCGTCGTAGATGGCAATGGCTATGTGAACATCTCTCGTCCGAATCTTTTTCGTTGGGAAACTAAGACTCCGGATGAAAACCTGCTAGTTTCTGATGGTAAAACGTTATGGTATTACAATCCATTTATTGAACAAGTCACTATTTATAATCCTGATCAAGCGACTGAACAGACACCATTTGTGTTATTAACCCGTAATCGTAAGAGTGACTGGGATGCTTACCGAGTCCAAGAAAAAGGCGATGTCTTTACGCTTATTCCTACCGATGCGGATACTAACCAAGGCCAGTTTCAAATCGACATTACTGCCAAAGGTATCGTTAAAGGCTTTAATGTGATTGAGCAGGATGGGCAAAAAAGCTTGTTTACTTTTAGTGATGTTAAGGTAGGAAAACCAGAGGCCGGTTTATTTATATTCCAACTGCCTGAAGGCGTAGAAGTTGACGACCAACGTAAATAA
- a CDS encoding SEC-C metal-binding domain-containing protein → MSYQFIELNVAEYDVSAPFIEGVVLAANFTTEPLDPNRWLSELFPDADSVFVKQVHDHLQTQYQVIKANQYPLLELIQSDSDVLSELASGFMALWPLIEDKWQQAVVSDGALRMLQALLTTFMLALDEEQTQAQMRAAGIEHPPQLSDLLPQLDVMVQEVAMAADECLLGAQAQKINPYKTVGRNDSCPCGSGKKFKQCCGR, encoded by the coding sequence ATGAGTTACCAATTTATTGAACTGAATGTGGCTGAATATGATGTGTCGGCGCCGTTTATTGAAGGGGTAGTCTTAGCGGCTAACTTTACCACTGAACCTTTAGATCCAAATCGTTGGTTATCAGAGCTGTTTCCTGATGCAGACTCGGTGTTTGTTAAACAAGTTCATGATCATCTGCAAACTCAATATCAAGTCATTAAAGCGAATCAATATCCGTTGCTTGAGCTTATTCAAAGTGATTCTGATGTCCTCAGTGAACTTGCCTCGGGTTTTATGGCTTTATGGCCGCTGATTGAAGACAAGTGGCAGCAGGCTGTCGTCAGTGATGGTGCCTTGCGCATGTTGCAAGCGTTATTAACCACATTTATGTTGGCGCTTGATGAAGAGCAAACCCAAGCACAAATGCGCGCTGCAGGGATTGAACATCCACCGCAATTAAGTGATTTGCTACCGCAGCTTGATGTGATGGTACAGGAAGTCGCTATGGCAGCCGATGAATGTTTATTAGGGGCTCAGGCGCAGAAAATTAATCCGTATAAAACGGTGGGGCGTAACGACAGTTGCCCTTGCGGTAGCGGGAAAAAATTCAAACAGTGTTGTGGACGTTAA
- the dusC gene encoding tRNA dihydrouridine(16) synthase DusC produces the protein MRVILGPMEGVLDHLMREMLTEINDYDFCVTEFVRVVHQPLPDHVFYRLCPELKNGSRTQAGVPVKVQLLGQEPKWMAENAVRAAELGAYGIDLNFGCPAKTVNKSRGGAALLQEPELIYQVVKACRDAVDSRIPVSAKIRLGWEDPNDCFEIVDAIDQAGSDELTIHARTKVGGYKAHEIKWEYIDDIRKKTAMPIIANGEIWSYQDGQDCIAATGVQDVMVCRGAFNIPNLGNMVKRNEAQMPWVDVVDLLLRYSQYEVRGDKHKYYPNRVKQWFTYLRKAYPEAKELFHDIRTYMEVEPIVEHIERYRDSLDK, from the coding sequence ATGCGTGTAATTTTAGGCCCGATGGAGGGCGTGTTAGATCATTTGATGCGAGAAATGCTGACAGAAATCAACGATTATGATTTCTGCGTAACAGAGTTCGTGCGGGTCGTTCACCAACCACTCCCCGACCATGTGTTCTATCGCCTCTGCCCAGAGTTAAAGAACGGTTCACGTACGCAAGCTGGTGTGCCCGTTAAAGTTCAACTCCTTGGCCAAGAGCCTAAATGGATGGCAGAAAATGCCGTTCGCGCCGCAGAATTGGGGGCCTATGGTATTGACCTCAATTTCGGTTGCCCAGCTAAAACCGTCAATAAAAGCCGCGGTGGCGCAGCACTCCTGCAAGAGCCTGAGTTAATTTATCAAGTGGTTAAAGCTTGCCGTGATGCGGTAGACAGCCGTATCCCAGTTTCGGCAAAAATTCGTTTGGGTTGGGAAGATCCTAACGACTGCTTTGAAATCGTTGATGCAATCGATCAAGCTGGATCAGATGAGCTAACGATACATGCCCGCACCAAAGTTGGCGGTTATAAAGCGCATGAAATTAAGTGGGAATACATCGACGACATCCGCAAAAAAACCGCGATGCCGATTATAGCGAATGGAGAAATTTGGTCTTATCAAGATGGCCAAGATTGTATCGCAGCCACTGGGGTGCAAGATGTCATGGTATGTCGAGGGGCATTTAATATTCCTAACCTTGGTAATATGGTGAAACGTAACGAAGCTCAAATGCCTTGGGTAGACGTGGTTGATTTGTTATTGCGCTATTCCCAATATGAAGTTCGCGGCGACAAGCACAAATACTATCCAAACCGAGTTAAACAGTGGTTCACCTATTTACGCAAAGCGTATCCGGAAGCAAAAGAGCTGTTTCACGATATTCGTACGTATATGGAAGTAGAACCGATTGTGGAACATATCGAGCGTTATCGCGACAGTTTAGACAAATAG
- a CDS encoding ABC transporter ATP-binding protein, with amino-acid sequence MIRLEDIQVTFNPGTVLENRALRGVNLEVPKGEFLTVIGSNGAGKSTLLGAVTGETPMVGGKVLIGEKDVTRLTVDQRASLCARVFQDPLAGTCGSLTIEENMALAYMRGKRRGWSLSLSGNRRKLFQERISILGLGLEDRLSDSIGLLSGGQRQAVSLVMATLADSQLLLLDEHTAALDPRMAAFIIDLTKRIVEEFKLTVMMVTHSMKDALACGDRTVMLHQGNIVLDVAGEQRANMDVPDLLEMFTKVRGEELTDDALLLS; translated from the coding sequence ATGATTCGTTTAGAAGATATTCAAGTCACCTTTAACCCGGGTACTGTCTTGGAAAATAGGGCCTTACGTGGCGTGAATTTAGAAGTGCCAAAAGGTGAGTTTTTGACGGTTATTGGTTCAAACGGGGCGGGTAAATCGACCTTGTTAGGGGCCGTCACCGGTGAAACCCCTATGGTGGGGGGCAAAGTGTTGATTGGTGAAAAAGACGTGACTCGTCTTACTGTTGATCAACGTGCTAGCCTCTGTGCGCGAGTCTTCCAAGATCCACTTGCCGGTACCTGCGGATCGTTAACCATTGAAGAGAATATGGCGCTAGCCTACATGCGTGGTAAACGTCGTGGCTGGAGCCTTTCTCTATCAGGGAATCGCCGTAAGCTCTTTCAAGAGCGCATCAGTATATTAGGATTAGGGCTGGAAGATCGTTTGAGTGACAGTATTGGCTTACTGTCTGGTGGTCAGAGGCAGGCGGTCAGTTTGGTGATGGCAACACTGGCCGATAGTCAATTGCTGTTACTTGATGAACATACCGCAGCGTTGGACCCAAGAATGGCCGCGTTTATCATCGACTTGACGAAACGCATCGTTGAAGAATTTAAGTTGACGGTCATGATGGTGACACACTCGATGAAAGATGCGTTAGCGTGTGGTGATCGTACAGTGATGCTTCATCAGGGGAATATTGTGCTTGATGTCGCAGGAGAGCAACGCGCTAATATGGATGTCCCAGATCTGTTAGAGATGTTTACTAAAGTACGTGGAGAAGAGCTGACTGACGATGCTCTGCTACTGTCTTAG
- a CDS encoding ABC transporter permease has protein sequence MSAFAFFGALELGLIYGLVALGVYLTFRVLDFPDLSVDGTFPMGAAVAATAIVAGINPWVATIMAIIVSAALGWVTAFLTVRCGILNLLASILTSIAAFSINIRIMGRPNIALLGQDTILTPFEAWGDPMYVRPIVVGVLVLFSAWFIVRLLNSDFGLGMRATGVNTRMVAAQGASVGFYTYFCLALSNGFVGFAGALFAQTNSFADVTSGVGTIVVGLAAVILGQTLIPGKKIWVAILAVIVGSVLYRLAVAFALSSGMFGLQASDLNLVTAILVALALVMPKMKGKLQARKVSGGAA, from the coding sequence ATGTCTGCTTTTGCGTTTTTTGGTGCATTAGAGCTCGGATTAATTTACGGATTGGTTGCTCTTGGCGTTTACCTTACGTTCCGTGTGTTGGATTTTCCCGACCTAAGCGTCGATGGTACCTTTCCTATGGGTGCCGCTGTTGCTGCAACAGCCATTGTCGCGGGCATTAATCCATGGGTTGCCACTATCATGGCGATCATTGTCAGTGCAGCACTAGGATGGGTGACGGCGTTTTTAACGGTTCGTTGTGGCATTCTAAATTTATTGGCATCTATTTTGACAAGTATTGCTGCCTTCTCAATCAATATTCGTATTATGGGACGCCCTAATATTGCACTGTTAGGACAAGATACCATACTCACGCCATTTGAAGCGTGGGGTGATCCTATGTATGTCCGGCCAATTGTGGTGGGGGTATTAGTACTGTTCTCAGCATGGTTTATCGTGCGTTTATTAAACAGTGATTTTGGCCTTGGGATGCGTGCGACTGGCGTAAATACACGTATGGTAGCGGCTCAAGGGGCCAGTGTGGGTTTCTACACCTACTTTTGTTTAGCGTTATCAAACGGTTTTGTTGGTTTTGCTGGGGCACTATTTGCCCAAACCAATAGCTTTGCTGATGTGACTTCAGGTGTCGGTACGATTGTAGTGGGATTGGCTGCCGTCATCTTGGGGCAAACTTTGATTCCCGGCAAGAAAATCTGGGTAGCTATCTTAGCGGTGATTGTCGGTTCGGTGTTGTATCGGTTAGCTGTAGCATTTGCGCTAAGTTCTGGCATGTTCGGTTTACAAGCATCGGACCTTAACTTAGTAACGGCCATATTGGTTGCACTTGCGCTCGTTATGCCAAAAATGAAAGGAAAATTACAAGCGAGAAAAGTATCTGGAGGTGCGGCATGA